A single window of Rhodamnia argentea isolate NSW1041297 chromosome 5, ASM2092103v1, whole genome shotgun sequence DNA harbors:
- the LOC115731099 gene encoding O-fucosyltransferase 20-like: MSKPKKKLSVSYIAIPSQIINSLSSSSLQSLLISPSRPPPPSPLPSLKKAAKPLRHKLSWKSPKLWFSALFLVALLGMLRIGLLPLSPYPCGTTPTASTRHHILDNQAIGRARTEPYYYKNYTLKEEPREKAEEERCFWEQPEGMGYRGCLVWSKDYSQRSERIVKERRKYVMVVVAGGINQQRNQIVDAVVIARILEAVLVVPVFQVNVIWGDDSEFSDIFDLDHFKRVLANDVRVISSLPSTHIRTRPVVVRPTSLHISADWIRSNYLRRLEKVGVLLLRGLDSRLSKDLPSDLQKLRCKVAFHALKFAPRILELGNKLAERMQSKGPYIALHLRMEKDVWVRTGCLPGLSPEYDELISRERKRHPELLTAKSNITYHERKLAGLCPLNALEVARLLKALGAPKNARIYWAGGQPLGGTEALSPLTEEFPHFYSKQDLALPGELQPFANKASFMASIDYIICERSDVFMPSHGGNMGHALQGQRAYAGHRKYITPNKRHMLPYFLNTSLPEPEFNRIMRELHQDSLGQPELRTGKVGRDVTKYPIPDCMCNSSSRSFSFQRHTRSLLYNLG, encoded by the exons ATGAGCAAGCCGAAGAAGAAGCTCTCTGTGTCCTACATTGCAATTCCATCTCAGATAATCAACTCCCTCTCCTCATCATCTCTTCAATCTCTCCTCATATCACCCAGCAGACCACCTCCTCCTTCCCCATTGCCTTCGCTAAAGAAGGCGGCCAAGCCACTTCGGCACAAGCTGTCGTGGAAATCTCCAAAGTTATGGTTCTCAGCTCTGTTCCTCGTGGCCCTGCTCGGCATGCTGAGGATCGgcctcctccctctctccccaTACCCTTGTGGTACTACTCCAACCGCCAGTACTCGCCATCACATTTTAGATAACCAGGCCATCGGTCGAGCGCGAACAGAGCCTTATTATTATAAGAATTATACACTGAAAGAGGAGCCAAGAGAAAAGGCAGAAGAAGAGCGCTGCTTCTGGGAGCAACCGGAGGGAATGGGGTACAGGGGGTGCCTGGTGTGGAGCAAGGATTACAGCCAGAGGAGCGAGAGAATTGTGAAGGAGAGGCGAAAGTatgtgatggtggtggtggccgGCGGGATCAACCAGCAACGCAATCAGATTGTGGATGCAGTCGTCATTGCCAGGATTCTCGAGGCCGTTCTGGTGGTTCCAGTTTTCCAAGTCAATGTCATCTGGGGCGACGACAG CGAATTCTCGGACATATTTGACTTGGATCACTTCAAGAGAGTCCTTGCCAATGATGTACGTGTGATTTCATCTCTGCCCTCCACTCATATAAGGACAAGGCCGGTCGTCGTGAGACCGACTTCACTCCATATTTCTGCTGACTGGATTCGCTCCAACTATCTCAGAAGG CTCGAGAAGGTGGGGGTTCTGCTCTTACGGGGTCTAGATTCCAGGCTATCTAAGGATCTTCCTTCTGATCTTCAAAAGCTTCGATGCAAG GTCGCCTTTCATGCATTGAAGTTTGCACCGCGAATACTGGAGCTTGGCAATAAACTTGCAGAGAGAATGCAGAGCAAGGGACCCTACATTGCTCTTCATTTGCGGATGGAGAAGGATGTTTGGGTGAGGACAGGTTGCCTTCCGGGTTTGAGCCCCGAGTATGATGAATTGATAAGTAGGGAGAGGAAGCGGCACCCCGAGCTCCTAACCGCCAAGTCAAACATCACCTATCATGAAAGAAAGCTTGCGGGTCTCTGCCCCTTGAATGCATTAGAGGTTGCCAG GTTGCTTAAGGCTCTAGGTGCCCCAAAGAATGCAAGAATCTACTGGGCTGGCGGGCAACCACTTGGTGGGACAGAAGCATTGTCGCCACTCACCGAAGAGTTTCCACATTTCTACAGCAAACAAGATCTCGCATTGCCCGGAGAATTGCAACCTTTTGCTAACAAAGCCTCCTTTATGGCTTCCATTGACTACATTATATGTGAGAGGAGTGACGTCTTCATGCCATCTCATGGGGGGAATATGGGCCATGCTCTTCAG GGGCAGAGGGCCTATGCCGGTCATAGGAAGTACATAACACCAAACAAACGGCATATGCTTCCTTACTTCTTGAATACATCTCTCCCTGAGCCAGAGTTCAACAGAATCATGCGGGAGTTGCACCAAGACTCCTTAGGTCAACCAGAACTCAGAACAGGCAAAGTCGGGAGAGATGTTACAAAGTACCCTATTCCTGACTGTATGTGCAACTCATCCAGTAGGAGTTTCTCATTCCAACGACACACAAGGAGCTTGCTTTACAATTTGGGGTAG
- the LOC115731098 gene encoding protein LEAD-SENSITIVE 1, with the protein MAVLSNRIERDQLKPGDHIYSWRFCYLYAHHGIYIGEGKVIHFTRGAGREIGTGTVLDRIIFSSSPSPPVGTQCQICGDQSRLDGVICSCIDCFLSGGDLYLFEYGVSPAFYLAKARGGTCTLATSDPPEDVLHRASFLLQNGFGGYNLFKNNCEDFAVYCKTGLLVVTAISVGRSGQAAAFLAATNAVMSSPLRFLTTSFSGLAAVSYSMYCVGRLVSDIGVRRDVAKLPVERLVDQYDLHDPQAAVDSPTPSCIAAAKND; encoded by the exons ATGGCAGTGCTGTCCAACAGGATCGAGAGGGACCAACTCAAGCCTGGGGATCACATCTACTCCTGGCGTTTCTGTTACCTCTATGCCCACCACG GAATATACATTGGTGAAGGGAAGGTTATTCACTTCACTCGCGGGGCAGGACGTGAAATCGGCACGGGGACTGTGTTAGACCGCATCATTTTCAGctcttctccctctcctcctgTTGGCACACAATGCCAGATATGTGGAGATCAGTCGAGACTTGATGGCGTCATCTGTTCGTGCATCGACTGCTTCCTTTCAGGTGGAGACCTCTACCTCTTTGAATACGGCGTATCCCCTGCTTTCTATCTTGCTAAAGCTCGAGGAGGGACTTGCACCCTTGCCACATCCGACCCCCCTGAAGATGTGCTTCACCGTGCCTCTTTCCTCCTCCAGAATGGCTTTGGAGGCTACAACCTTTTCAAGAACAACTGTGAGGACTTCGCTGTCTACTGTAAAACGGGTTTGCTTGTGGTGACGGCAATTAGCGTTGGCCGAAGTGGGCAAGCGGCAGCTTTTCTGGCTGCTACAAATGCTGTCATGTCCTCTCCTCTTAGATTCTTGACGACCAGTTTTAGTGGTCTGGCAGCTGTGAGTTATAGCATGTATTGCGTCGGTCGTTTGGTCTCTGACATTGGGGTTCGCCGTGATGTGGCTAAATTACCTGTCGAAAGACTTGTGGATCAATATGATTTGCATGACCCCCAAGCTGCTGTGGATAGTCCTACTCCCAGTTGTATTGCCGCTGCCAAGAATGACTAG